CGAGGAACCGGTACGCGCTCACGTCGAACACATTGAACACACGAAGCGCGACCTCCTTGAGCGCGTATTTGTTCTGCTGCACGCCCGGGCCGATGATTTCGCCCTGGACCGCGACCTCGAACCCCCGCGCCGCACCGAGCGCGCGCAAGCGCTCCTCCAGGTTGAGGCGCTTCGCTACCCCCACGAGTGTGCTCATCGGGTCGGTGGTATCGAGGAGCATGTTCCGGCTGCACACGCCGAATTCGCCCTCGCGGATGAACGCGGTAAACGAGGTGCCGTCCAGTTTCTCCGTGAGGTAGAACTCCACTCCCTGGTACCGCTCCAGGACTTTTTCGAGCACCTGTACGCGGGTCTCGTCCGTCTTCGGCAGAAACCCGGGGAAACTCCCGCGCGCACGCCCACTGGCGCCGGTCTGCGGCGGTTCCCACTTACACACGCCCAGAGCGTCGGTCACGTCCGCGTCTTCGTCGGTGGGCGCGCCGGCGGGCAGGATGTTGAGCGGGAAGCAAATGCCCTGCGACACCTGACCGCGGAGCTTGATCGTTTTGATGCGGAACCCGCTGGGGAGCACGACCGCACCGGCCGCGTCGGTCCGGGCCGGCTTGAAGCAGTTGGGGCGCAGGAACTCGAAGTCCGCTGTTTCCGGCAGGAGCGAGTCGATTTCGCAGT
This region of Gemmata massiliana genomic DNA includes:
- a CDS encoding RNA ligase (ATP), with amino-acid sequence MRKLASIQTVNAAEPIPNADAIEKIRVLGWWVVTKKGEFKPGDKVVYCEIDSLLPETADFEFLRPNCFKPARTDAAGAVVLPSGFRIKTIKLRGQVSQGICFPLNILPAGAPTDEDADVTDALGVCKWEPPQTGASGRARGSFPGFLPKTDETRVQVLEKVLERYQGVEFYLTEKLDGTSFTAFIREGEFGVCSRNMLLDTTDPMSTLVGVAKRLNLEERLRALGAARGFEVAVQGEIIGPGVQQNKYALKEVALRVFNVFDVSAYRFLDHADVLTAIAEMGLEAVPQLGTLVLSHGVDELVALSEGMSVLNAKAQREGIVLRPLREVDDHYLGRLSFKAINPKFLLKYDE